A region from the Triticum urartu cultivar G1812 chromosome 1, Tu2.1, whole genome shotgun sequence genome encodes:
- the LOC125550338 gene encoding peroxidase N-like, giving the protein MEYSHRSRLLLVCSVLVLCLVTRGARCDELTSDFYDWTCPGVYDVVQQQVFSAMREEPRMGASLLRLHFHDCFVNGCDGSILLDGADGEKFALPNQNSVRGYEVIDAIKADIENMCPGVVSCADIVAIAAGYGVLFSGGPYYDVLLGRRDGLKANQSGADNGLPSPFEPISSIVQKFADVGLDTKDVVVLSGAHTIGRARCVLFSDRLTSTKSSADPTLDATMAADLQKLCTGGDGNQTTALDVSSADVFDKQYYHNLLSKKGLLTSDQGLFSADEDVVASTTKALVQTYSDDGEQFFSDFGASMVKMGSIPLPAGSAGEIRCNCRVPNKK; this is encoded by the exons ATGGAGTACTCTCACCGCAGCAGGTTGCTCCTGGTGTGCTCAGTTCTTGTGCTGTGCCTCGTAACCCGAGGCGCGAGGTGCGATGAGTTAACCAGCGATTTCTACGACTGGACATGCCCCGGTGTGTATGACGTCGTCCAGCAGCAAGTGTTTTCTGCCATGAGGGAAGAGCCCAGGATGGGAGCCTCCCTGCTCAGGCTCCATTTCCATGACTGTTTTGTCAAT GGGTGTGATGGTTCAATCTTGTTGGATGGCGCCGATGGTGAGAAATTTGCACTACCCAACCAGAACTCTGTCAGAGGGTACGAGGTCATCGACGCAATCAAGGCCGACATCGAGAACATGTGCCCCGGGGTGGTGTCCTGTGCTGACATTGTGGCCATTGCAGCTGGCTATGGAGTACTCTTT AGTGGAGGGCCTTACTATGATGTTCTTCTGGGGAGAAGGGACGGTCTGAAGGCGAATCAGTCAGGAGCTGACAACGGCCTGCCCTCGCCGTTCGAACCGATCAGCTCCATCGTACAGAAGTTTGCCGATGTCGGCCTCGACACGAAAGACGTCGTGGTCTTGTCAG GTGCCCACACGATCGGGCGAGCCCGGTGCGTGCTGTTCAGCGACCGGCTGACGTCCACCAAGAGCTCGGCCGACCCGACGCTGGACGCTACCATGGCCGCCGACCTGCAGAAGCTCTGCACCGGCGGCGACGGCAACCAGACCACCGCGCTGGACGTGAGCTCCGCGGACGTGTTCGACAAGCAGTACTACCACAACCTGCTGAGCAAGAAGGGCCTCCTGACCTCTGACCAGGGCCTCTTCTCCGCCGACGAGGACGTCGTCGCCAGCACCACAAAGGCGTTGGTGCAGACGTACAGCGACGACGGCGAGCAGTTCTTCTCGGACTTCGGCGCGTCCATGGTGAAGATGGGGAGCATACCGTTGCCAGCCGGATCCGCCGGCGAGATCCGCTGCAACTGCAGGGTTCCCAATAAAAAATGA